The following coding sequences lie in one Nitrospira defluvii genomic window:
- a CDS encoding polysaccharide biosynthesis/export family protein, whose protein sequence is MNVMIVLSAIVLSGNFVGVALADQVDQVPKPVLIAAASSATASSSARHGGEGAEKSSLTVTPDYIMGPEDVLEITVWKNADLSKQVQVRPDGRISLPLIGDVSAVGRTAAQLTEEISARLKSYMENPTVSILVREVNSYQIYVLGEVNAPGKYPLKSKTTLLQAITIAHGFTQVAARNKIVVFRFGKDGEGLNKIKASYDDIVLRDGSDQNIELKPGDQIVVPSETMVVLPSR, encoded by the coding sequence ATGAATGTTATGATTGTGCTTAGTGCGATTGTCCTTTCGGGAAATTTTGTCGGTGTTGCACTCGCTGATCAGGTCGATCAGGTGCCCAAGCCTGTGCTTATCGCGGCCGCTTCTTCGGCGACAGCCTCTTCTAGTGCGCGTCATGGAGGGGAAGGAGCCGAAAAGTCTTCCCTTACAGTGACTCCAGATTACATTATGGGACCCGAGGATGTGCTCGAAATCACAGTGTGGAAGAATGCGGATTTGTCTAAACAGGTTCAGGTGCGGCCGGACGGAAGAATATCGCTCCCCCTCATTGGCGATGTGTCCGCTGTGGGAAGAACAGCGGCGCAGTTGACGGAAGAAATCTCTGCGCGATTAAAGTCTTACATGGAAAATCCCACCGTCTCCATTCTCGTCCGTGAGGTCAATAGCTATCAAATTTATGTGCTCGGTGAGGTGAATGCGCCCGGGAAGTATCCCTTGAAAAGTAAGACGACTCTGTTGCAGGCGATCACGATTGCTCACGGGTTTACTCAGGTGGCAGCGCGCAACAAGATCGTCGTGTTTCGTTTTGGAAAAGATGGCGAAGGGTTAAACAAAATCAAGGCGAGTTACGATGACATTGTGCTCAGAGATGGTTCGGATCAAAACATTGAGCTCAAGCCTGGTGACCAGATAGTCGTG